GGCCGTCGGACGGCGTACCGGCTGCGCGGCGGGTACGACGGCCACGGCGGTCGGCACGGCGAAGTGACCGGCGGAGCGGCGCTGCACGACGGCGGCGGGACGGGGAACGAGCGCACCGGCCCCGGAGGCATCCGGGTCGAGGGTGGAGACGGGGGCCGGGGCGAGGATGGAGGCGGGGGCGGTCACGGACGTGCCGGCGGGCACGAAGCCGTCCGCGGGCGCGGAGTGGTGCACGGGCGCGGAGTGGTGCGCGAGTGCGGAGTCGTCGGCGAGCCCGGGGGCTGCGACGGGCGCCGTGAAGTCCGGGGCCGGGGTGGGCCGGACAGTCTCCACGTCACCCCCGTGGTCGCTCATCGCGGACGCGTCGTTCACGTCCTCGACCGTGTGAGCGTCCTCGCTCGTGTGAGCGTCGCCGTCCGTGTGAGCGTCCGCCTCCGCGCGCGCGTCCACGTCGTCCGTCTCCGTGGCGGCCGGGGTCTCGTCCCGCTGGATCCGGCCCTCCGGGAGAGCGTCCGCCTGGGCGGCCTTGTGGGGGGCGGTCGCGCGCGTGTGCTCGTCGACCGCCTCGGGCTTCCCCTGCGCCTCGTCCTCCTGCGCGGCCTCCGACTCGCCGCCGACGACGGGGGCGCCGACGTCCGCGGATGCGGCCCGCGCGGACTCCTCCTCGGCATGACCCTCGGTCCTCGTGACCTCGACGGCGTCGGAGTCGAGCCGGTCCAGGGCCTCCTGGGCCCGCAGGAACAGCTTGGACCCCTCGGGGGAGAAGACCGTGGAAGCCTTCGCACCCTCCTCGTCGGCCTCAGCGGACTCGTCGACCGGCTCGGCCGCCTCAGCGGAGTCGCCGGACGCACGCGCCCCGCCCTCCTGCCCTTCGCCCTCGACGTCGCCCTCGGCCTCGACGGCGTCCGTACCCTCGACGCCCTCGGCGTCCCGCGCGTCGGCCGCGTCCGCGTCCTGCGCGTCGACCGCATCCTGCGGATCGACCTCGGCGACCGCGACGGTCGCCTCCGCGTCCTGCGCCGTGCGTGCGGCGGGCAGCTCGGGCGCGGGAGCCGCCTCTATCTCGAGCAGACGGCGGCCCTCGAGGGCGCTGGCGCGCTCGGTCTCCGCCGTGGCGTAGCGGCGCAGCAGCGCGGCATGTTCGTTGCGCAGGCCCGCGAGTTCGGCGCGCTTGGAGCGCAGGCGCTGCTCCAGCTTGACCCGCAGCTCACGCGATTCGTCGAGGTCGCTCTCCAGCTCGGCGACCCGTTCCTCGTAGCGCCACTCGTCACTGGCACGCGAGCGTGCCAGGTCGGCGACCTGTTTGCCGGCCTGCGAGTCCCAGCGGCGCATCACGACCGCGCCGATGATCGCCGTCGCCGCGGCGGCCGCGGCCAGAACCCGGAGCGTCGTCCGCTCCGTGAACACCCAGGGGCCGAGGGCGCAGACAAGGGAGACGCCTGCGATTGCCGACGGAGGCAGCAGCCTGTGCAAAGGCGGGGAATGGCGGTGACGTCCACGTGGCATGGCCAGAAACTTACCGCGCGTAGGCGAATGTTGGCGCCCCGCCCCGCAAAAACACGGCCATACCGAAGTCTTCACAGGGCATCGGGAAACAACGCGGTCACGGAATTCCACGAGAAGCAAGATCATTTCCCGTCGGGGGCGCCCTGCCGGGCCCCTCACCGCCCTTCACAGACCCCCGCGGACCCGCGTCACCCTGCACCGCCCCGGCCGCCGGCGACCGCCCCCGGAAACCACCTGCCCGCCCCTTCCATGCCCACCGCCGCCCTGGACTCCCACCCGCGCCGCCTTCGGCGCCCCTGCCTCACCCCGCCCCCCGGCCCTCACCCGTCGCCCCGCTCGCACTCCCCGCCCTCGCCCCGACACCCCGATGCCCGACCGGGCTCGCTCAGCCTTCGCTCAACCGCCCACTGATCCACTGGAGTGCCGGCGGGATCTCCCGCCGCCAGGTGTTGAAGTTGTGCCCGCCGCTTTCCAGGATGATCGACGAGATCCTGGTCGTTCCCGTGGCCTTCGCCAGCTCTATGAACTTCTGTGTGGCCTTGTAGTTGGATTCACCGGCCTTGCTGGTGGTGACCAGCAGCGAGGTGTCGGGAGCGGAACGATTCTTCAGAAACCAGAGCAGATCCGACTCGTTGCGCAGGGCCGCGTTCCCGTGGAAGAGGTCGCCGGTGGTCGGATCGGTCGGCGCCTTGTAGTACGCCGACAGGCCCACCGCCGCCCCGTAGGCCTCCGGGTGGTGCATCGCCAGCTTCAGCGCGCAGTAGCCGCCCGTGGAGTCCCCGATGATGCCCCAGCTGCCGGGCTTCTTGCCCACCCTGTAGTGGGCCGACACGGCGGCCGGCAGGTCCTTGGCGAAGAACGACTCGGTCTGCGGGCCGCCCGGGATGTCCACGCACTCCGTGTCCCGCGGCGGCGCCACCGTCGGCCGCATCATCACGAGGATCATCGGCTGCATGCTCCCGTCCTTGGCGAGCTGCCGCGCGGTACGCGGATAGTGCAGTTTGTCCACCAGCGCCTCCGCCGTACCGGGGTAGCCCGTGAGGACGACGGTCGCGGGGAACGTACGCGTGCGGTACCGCGGATCGAAGTACTCGGGCGGCAGGTACACGTACGCCGGCGTGGCTATGTGCGTCGTACGTCCGTTGATGGCGACCTTCTGGATCTGTCCGCCGAACTGCGGGCGCCCGCTGCCGCCGCCGTCCACGCGCCGGGTGTCCATCACCCGCAGCGGCCCCGCCGGGGCGCCGCCCGCCGCGTGGTCGACGACCACGCCCTGGTCGGTCTCCCGGCCGAAGAGGTCCGCCCAACTGGCGTAGAAGCCGAACGCCTGGTTGGCGGTGAGCCCCACCGACACGAACAGCGCCAACTGGGTGGCCAGCAGCAGGAGGATCCGCCCGCCGACGGCCCGCCAGCCGTTGCGGGCGAGGCGCGGCCACAGCCACACCGTGCCGGCGAACAGCAGTAAGGCGAACAGCACGGACAGCAGCAGTATTTTGTCGCTCGTGAGACCCATGCGGTGGTTTCCTGCCTTCTCTCCGTCCGGGAGCACGCCCGCTCCCCCGACTCCTTCGCGAGGGCTTGTCCCGAACTTTCCTTGGCCTTTTCACTGGCTTTGAGGAGACGAGTGAACCTCTCACCTCAAGACACCGTCCTAGAGGGCGCAATGTCGCCGGATGCCCGGATCGGGCCCGGGTCCAAGGTCTCTCGCGGAACTACGGGATGCGATGTCTGTCACTCAAGATGGGGAAATGTCGGGCGGGGTTCCGCACCGATCAAGCCGGGTGCGGCAGATAGTGCGAGGTCCGCGCCCCGAGGCCGTTCCCGCCCTGGTCGCCCGGGCCTGTGCCCTCGTGGGCCTGCTCGACGTCGCCGGCGGCGTCTTCCCGCGCTTCAGGCACAGCCGTATGCACACCTTCGCCGAGGTGCTGCCCGGCTCGTTCGGGCCGTTCGCGGCGGCGCTGTCCCTCAGCGCCGGCGTCCTGTTGCTGCTGCTCGCCCACGGCCTCAAGCGCGGCAAGCGGCGCGCGTGGCGTGCGGCGGTGGTACTGCTCCCGGCGGGCGCGGTGGCCCAGTTCGTGTACCGGCACTCGATCGTGGGCGCGCTGATCTCGGTCGCGCTCCTGGTTCCGCTGCTGTTGCACCGTGACCAGTTCGCGGCACTGCCCGACCCGCGCAGCCGCTGGCGCGCGCTCGCCAACTTCGTCCTCATGGGCGCCGGTTCCCTCGGTCTCGGTCTGATCATCGTCAGCGTCCACCCGGGGCGCCTGATCGGCGACCCGAGCCTGGCCGATCGCATTACGCACGTCCTGTACGGCCTCTTCGGCTTCGAGGGGCCGGTCGACTACCAGGGCAACACGTCCTGGACCGTCGCCTTCTCCCTCGGCGCCCTCGGCTGGATCACCGCGGTCACCACGATCTACCTCGCCTTCCGTCCCGAGCACCCGGCCGCGCGTCTCACCGAGGACGACGAGGTGCGCCTGCGTGCCCTCCTCGAGAAGCACGGCCGCCGTGACTCCCTGGGCCACTTCGCGCTGCGCCGCGACAAGGCGGTGGTCTTCTCCCCCAGCGGCAAGGCGGCGGTGACCTACCGCGTCGTCTCCGGTGTGATGCTCGCCAGCGGTGACCCCATCGGCGACGTCGAGGCCTGGCCCGGCGCCATCGAACGCTTCATGGACGAGGCCAAGGCCCACTCCTGGACCCCCGCCGTCATGGGCTGCTCGGAGACGGGCGGCGAGGTCTGGACCCGGGAGACCGGCCTGGACGCTCTCGAACTGGGTGACGAGGCGGTGGTGGACGTCGCGGATTTCTCCCTGGCCGGCCGCGCGATGCGCAACGTGCGCCAAATGGTCAAGCGCATCGAACGCGCCGGTTACGAGACCCGGGTCCGGCGCGTGGGTGACCTCGGCGAGGCCGAACTGGAGCGCATCCGGCGGGCTTCGGAGGACTGGCGCGGCACCGACACCGAGCGCGGCTTCTCCATGGCGCTCGGCCGCATAGGCGACCCCGGCGACGGCGACTGCCTCATCGCCACCGCCCACAAGGCGGACGAGGTCCCCGGCGAGTACGGCGACCTGAAGGCGATCCTGCACTTCGTGCCCTGGGGCCCCGACGGCGCCTCCCTCGACCTGATGCGCCGCGACCGCTCGGCCGACCCGGGCATGAACGAACTCCTGATCGTGGCCGCTCTCCAGGCCGCCCCGAAGTTCGGCATCGCGCGCGTGTCGCTGAACTTCGCCATGTTCCGCTCGGCGCTGGCCCGCGGCGAGAAGATCGGCGCCGGCCCGGTGCTGCGCGCCTGGCGCGGACTGCTGGTCTTCCTCTCCCGCTGGTTCCAGATCGAGTCGCTGTACAAGTTCAACGCCAAGTTCCAGCCGCGCTGGGAGCCCCGCTTCGTCGTCTACCGGGCCTCCGGCGACCTCCCCCGCATCGGCTTCGCCGCCATGCAGGCCGAGGGCTTCGTCAATCTCGCCCTCCCCCTGCCGCGCTTCCTGCGCCGCCGCAAGACAGCGGCACGCGTGTGCGCGCACGCGGTGACGGAGCGGGACGTACGAGCGGCATAGCCGCGGCGATGCCGGTCCGGCGGGAAGCGGACGCACGCCGAGCGGACCCGTCCGGTCGGCGGCCCCGCCTCCTCCCGGCCGCCGGGTCTGCGCCCGGGGCGCCATGGCGCGCCTCCCTCCGGGGCCTACGCTGAACGCATGAGCAAGCAGAGCGGACGCGGGCGCGTCGTCGGTCTTCCGGAATGGGACCGCTGCGCGGTCATGGGAGTCGTCAACGTGACCCCCGACTCCTTCTCCGACGGCGGCCGCTTCTTCGACACGACGGCCGCCGTCAAGCACGGCCTCCAGTTGGTCGCCGAGGGCGCGGACCTCGTGGATGTCGGCGGCGAGTCCACCCGCCCCGGCGCCAGCCGGGTCGACGAGGCCGAGGAACTGCGCAGGGTCGTCCCCGTGGTCCGCGGTCTCGCCTCCGAGGGCGTCGTCGTCTCCGTGGACACGATGCGCGCCTCCGTCGCCGCCCGGGCCCTCGCGGCCGGCGCCGCCCTCGTCAACGACGTCAGCGGCGGCCTCGCCGACCCGGCGATGATCCCGGCCGTCGCGGACGCGGGCGCCCCCTTCGTCGTCATGCACTGGCGCGGCTTCCTGGAGGGCGGCAACGTCAGAGGCGTCTACGCCGACGTCGTCGCCGAGGTCCTCGAAGAACTGCACGCGCGCGTGGAAGCCGTCCTGGCGGGCGGCATCTCCCCCGACCGTGTCGTCGTCGACCCGGGGCTCGGCTTCTCCAAGGAGGGCGATCACGACCTCTCCCTGCTGGCCCACCTCGACCGGCTCCACGCCCTCGGTCACCCCCTGCTCGTCGCGGCGTCCCGCAAGCGGTTCCTGGGCCGTGTCCTGGCCGGCCCGCAGGGCGCGCCACCTCCCGCGCGTGAGCGCGACGCCGCCACCGCCGCCGTCTCCGCCCTCGCGGCGGAGGCCGGCGCCTGGGCGGTCCGCGTGCACGAGGTACGCGCCACTGCGGACGCGGTACGGGTCGCACGCGCCGTAGAGGGGGCGCGCGAGGAGAGCGAAGCGCCGCCCGGCGTGCGCGGCCCGAGCGGCACAGAGGGAACCCGGTGAGCGCCCCCCACACGGACGTCGAACAGGTCGAGGCCGCCAACACCGCCTTCTACGAGGCGCTGGAGCAGGGTGACTTCGACGGGGTGTCCTCGCTCTGGCTCACCCCGGCCGACCTGGGCGTCGACGAGACGTATCACGACCCGGCGGACGTCGGCGTGGTCTCCTGCGTGCACCCCGGGTGGCCCGTGCTCACCGGTCGCGGCGAGGTACTGCGGTCGTACGCGCTGATCATGGCGAACACCGACTACATCCAGTTCTTCCTCACCGACGTGCATGTCTCCGTCACCGGCGACACGGCGCTGGTGAACTGCACCGAGAACATCCTGAGCGGCGGCCCCGCGCCGGAGGACGGCGAGGAGCTCGGACCGCTCGTCGGCCAGCTGGTGGTCGCAACGAACGTGTTCCGTCGCACCTCCGACGGCTGGAAACTGTGGTCCCACCACGCCTCCCCGGTGCTGACGGAGAACGACGAGGCGGAGAGCGCGGACAATCCCGACGACTCCGAGAGCGACGACAACCCCTCCTGAGCGGGTAGGCGGACCGCAGGAAGGGAGAGAAAGCCCGGGATGACCCACAGGGACCAATAAGTGGTTGGAATCACGAACCCGTGGGTAGGGGCGGCTACCAGCCCGCGAGGCGCCGGGTTCCGCAAGGGAAACGCCCGGTGAAAAGTCATGGCTCCGAGCCGGGCCACCGCGTCCGGAGCCCGGCTCTGTCCGTGCTCGCGGGTAGATTCGTTCGAGGCCGGGGTGCCCCCGCATCCGGTACGCACCGGCCGAAACCGACGATTGCAGGAGTGATTCGCGTGGATCGTGTCGCGCTGCGCGGCCTGAAGGCCCGCGGGTACCACGGCGTGTTCCCCAAGGAACGCGAGGAGGGCCAGACCTTCATCGTGGACCTCGTCCTGGGCCTGGACACCCGGCCGGCCGCGGCCGACGACGACCTGGCGAAGACCGTGCACTACGGCATCGTGGCGGAGGAGGTCGTGGCCGTCGTCCAGGGCGACCCCGTCGACCTCATCGAGACGCTCGCCGAGCGCATCTCCCAGGCCTGTCTGAAGCACGAAGGGGTCCAGGAGGTCGAGGTCTGCGTCCACAAACCGGACGCGCCGATCACGGTCCCCTTCGACGACGTGACCGTCACCATCACCCGGAGCCGAGTATGACCGCGTTCTTCACCGGAGGTCAGAGCGACCCCACCGTTCAGCCGGTACCCGCCTCCGTCGTCGAGAAGGTCGACGCCGCCGACACCACGCTGCACAACCCCCAACGGGCCGTCATCTCCCTCGGCTCCAACCTCGGCAACCGCCTGGAGACCCTCCAGGGCGCCATCGACGCCCTGGAGGACACCCCGGGCGTCCGTATCAAGGCCGTCTCGCCGGTGTACGAGACGGAGCCGTGGGGCGTCGAGCCCGGCAGCCAGCCGTCGTACTTCAACGCGGTGGTCCTGCTGAAGACGACCCTTCCGCCGTCCTCCCTCCTGGAGCGGGCACACGCGGTCGAGGAGGCCTTCCACCGGGTACGGGACGAGCGCTGGGGCGCGCGCACACTCGACGTCGACATCGTCGCGTACGCCGATGTCGTCGACGACGACCCGCGGCTCACGCTCCCCCACCCCCGCGCCCACGAACGCGCCTTCGTCCTGGCTCCCTGGCACGACGTGGAGCCCGAGGCACAGCTGCCCGGCCGCGGTACGGTGGCCGGTCTGCTCGACATCCTCACCCGCGAGGGCGTCGCGGCCCGCAAGGACCTGGAACTCCACCTGCCCGAGTAGTCGTTAAGGTCGACGAGACCACTGCCCGGGGATGTCCATGCCCGCGGGCTCGGGGGAGTTGAAGGGACACCGTGAGAGAGCTGCGCATCAGGGTGCTGGCCGGCGTGTTCGGCGTGGCCGCGATCCTGTCCTGGGCAGGCGCCCGTCTGTGGAACGCGGTCGGGACCCTCCCGAGCGTCCCGCTGGCCGCGCCCATCGTCCTCGCTCTGATCGCCGTGGTCCTGACGGCCACCGCGCTCTCGCTGCGCGCCCGTCTCAAGGCCCAGCGCGAGCGCCGCCCCGAGGCGAAGGGCGTCGACCCCCTGATGGCGGCCCGGGCTGTCGTGTTCGGTCAGTCCAGCGCTCTGGTGGCCGCCCTGGTCTCCGGTATGTACGGCGGCACGGGCGTCTTCCTCCTGGAGTCCCTCGACATCCCCGCCCGCCGTGACCAGGCCATCTACGCCGGCTTCGCCGTCCTGGCGGGTATCGCGGTGATAGCGGCTGCCATCTTCCTGGAACGCGTGTGCAAGCTGCCCGAGGACGACGATCAGGACAAGGGAGCCGCGTCACCGGCGTGACGCCTCCCACCCGACGGGCGTCTCCCGCCCGACCGCGGACTCGCGTTGCGGCCGGCCCGCCTCAGCGAGCCATGATCAGGCTCATCGCCTCGTTGCGCGTCGCCGCGTCCCGCAGCTGTCCCCGCACCGCCGAGGTGATGGTCTTGGCACCGGGCTTGCGAATGCCCCGCATGGACATGCACATGTGCTCGCACTCGATGACGACGATCACCCCGCGCGGCTCCAGGATCTCCATCAGGGAGTCGGCGATCTGCGTGGTGAGACGTTCCTGCACCTGCGGGCGGCGTGCGTAGACGTCCACGAGGCGGGCCAGCTTGGACAGACCGGTGATCTTCCCGGACGTGGACGGGATGTAGCCGACGTGGGCGACCCCCCGGAACGGCACGAGATGGTGTTCACAGGTGCTGAACACCTCGATGTCCTTCACGAGCACCATCTCGTCGTGCCCGAGGTCGAAGGTCGTGGTCAGCACGTCCTCGGGCTGCTGCCACAGCCCGGCGAAGATCTCCCTGTACGCCCGCGCCACCCGCGCCGGAGTCTCCCTCAGGCCCTCGCGGTCCGGGTCCTCGCCGACCGCGATCAGCAACTCGCGTACGGCGTTCTCGGCGCGCTTCTCGTCGAACTCGCCGATGGAGCCCTCGCTGTCCAGCGTCACGGGGTCGGTCATCTGGTGCCTCGTTCCTGTGCGGGTCGCGCGTATGGGTCACGCGCCTCAGCTGCGGGCATGGACATGGGTCCAACGGAAAATGCCGCGCCCCCCAGGCTAGAACCTGGGGGGCGCGGCATCCATTCCGGGCCTGGTGAGGGCTCCGGGAACCGGTCAGCTCTCGGGGCGGTCCTCCGGGGCCGGCTCGGTCACCGGGGTGGGGTCCACCACGGTGGACTTCGCCGTCGAGATCGCCGGAGTCGCGCCGTTGGCGCCGTTCGTCAGTGCGAGCTCCCGGGGGGAGAGCACCGGCGGACGGGTGGACGGCGTGCGCCGCGAGGAGCCGGTCCAGGCGGGCCGGGGCGGGCGCTTGACGATCGGAGCGAAGACCTCGGCGATCTGCTCCTTGTTCAGCGTCTCCTTCTCGAGCAGCTGAAGCACCAGCTGGTCGAGGACGTCGCGGTTCTCGACCAGGATCTCCCAGGCCTCGTTGTGCGCCGTCTCGATGAGCTTCTTGACCTCTTCGTCGACCAGCGCGGCGACCTCTTCCGAGTAGTCGCGCGGGTGCGACATCTCCCGGCCCAGGAACGGCTCGGTGTTGTCGCCGCCGAACTTGATGGCGCCGAGACGCTCGGTCATGCCGTACTGCGTGACCATCGCACGGGCCGTCGCGGTGGCCTTCTCGATGTCGTTCGCAGCACCTGTCGTCGGGTCGTGGAAGACCAGTTCCTCGGCCGCGCGGCCACCCAGCATGTAGGCCAGCTGGTCGAGCATCTCGTTGCGCGTGGTCGAGTACTTGTCCTCGTCCGGCAGGACCATCGTGTAACCGAGGGCCCTTCCGCGCGACAGGATCGTGATCTTGTGGACCGGGTCGGAGTTCGGCGAGGCCGCCGCGACCAGGGCGTGGCCGCCCTCGTGGTACGCGGTGATCTTCTTTTCCTTGTCCGACATGATCCGGGTCCGCTTCTGCGGGCCCGCCACGACGCGGTCGATGGCCTCGTCCAGCGAGTGGTTGTCGATGAGCTTCTTGTCGCTGCGCGCCGTGAGGAGCGCCGCTTCGTTCAGCACGTTCGACAGGTCCGCGCCGGTGAAGC
This Streptomyces sp. NBC_00377 DNA region includes the following protein-coding sequences:
- a CDS encoding alpha/beta hydrolase encodes the protein MGLTSDKILLLSVLFALLLFAGTVWLWPRLARNGWRAVGGRILLLLATQLALFVSVGLTANQAFGFYASWADLFGRETDQGVVVDHAAGGAPAGPLRVMDTRRVDGGGSGRPQFGGQIQKVAINGRTTHIATPAYVYLPPEYFDPRYRTRTFPATVVLTGYPGTAEALVDKLHYPRTARQLAKDGSMQPMILVMMRPTVAPPRDTECVDIPGGPQTESFFAKDLPAAVSAHYRVGKKPGSWGIIGDSTGGYCALKLAMHHPEAYGAAVGLSAYYKAPTDPTTGDLFHGNAALRNESDLLWFLKNRSAPDTSLLVTTSKAGESNYKATQKFIELAKATGTTRISSIILESGGHNFNTWRREIPPALQWISGRLSEG
- a CDS encoding phosphatidylglycerol lysyltransferase domain-containing protein, which codes for MSGGVPHRSSRVRQIVRGPRPEAVPALVARACALVGLLDVAGGVFPRFRHSRMHTFAEVLPGSFGPFAAALSLSAGVLLLLLAHGLKRGKRRAWRAAVVLLPAGAVAQFVYRHSIVGALISVALLVPLLLHRDQFAALPDPRSRWRALANFVLMGAGSLGLGLIIVSVHPGRLIGDPSLADRITHVLYGLFGFEGPVDYQGNTSWTVAFSLGALGWITAVTTIYLAFRPEHPAARLTEDDEVRLRALLEKHGRRDSLGHFALRRDKAVVFSPSGKAAVTYRVVSGVMLASGDPIGDVEAWPGAIERFMDEAKAHSWTPAVMGCSETGGEVWTRETGLDALELGDEAVVDVADFSLAGRAMRNVRQMVKRIERAGYETRVRRVGDLGEAELERIRRASEDWRGTDTERGFSMALGRIGDPGDGDCLIATAHKADEVPGEYGDLKAILHFVPWGPDGASLDLMRRDRSADPGMNELLIVAALQAAPKFGIARVSLNFAMFRSALARGEKIGAGPVLRAWRGLLVFLSRWFQIESLYKFNAKFQPRWEPRFVVYRASGDLPRIGFAAMQAEGFVNLALPLPRFLRRRKTAARVCAHAVTERDVRAA
- the folP gene encoding dihydropteroate synthase, encoding MSKQSGRGRVVGLPEWDRCAVMGVVNVTPDSFSDGGRFFDTTAAVKHGLQLVAEGADLVDVGGESTRPGASRVDEAEELRRVVPVVRGLASEGVVVSVDTMRASVAARALAAGAALVNDVSGGLADPAMIPAVADAGAPFVVMHWRGFLEGGNVRGVYADVVAEVLEELHARVEAVLAGGISPDRVVVDPGLGFSKEGDHDLSLLAHLDRLHALGHPLLVAASRKRFLGRVLAGPQGAPPPARERDAATAAVSALAAEAGAWAVRVHEVRATADAVRVARAVEGAREESEAPPGVRGPSGTEGTR
- a CDS encoding nuclear transport factor 2 family protein, which translates into the protein MSAPHTDVEQVEAANTAFYEALEQGDFDGVSSLWLTPADLGVDETYHDPADVGVVSCVHPGWPVLTGRGEVLRSYALIMANTDYIQFFLTDVHVSVTGDTALVNCTENILSGGPAPEDGEELGPLVGQLVVATNVFRRTSDGWKLWSHHASPVLTENDEAESADNPDDSESDDNPS
- the folB gene encoding dihydroneopterin aldolase, with translation MDRVALRGLKARGYHGVFPKEREEGQTFIVDLVLGLDTRPAAADDDLAKTVHYGIVAEEVVAVVQGDPVDLIETLAERISQACLKHEGVQEVEVCVHKPDAPITVPFDDVTVTITRSRV
- the folK gene encoding 2-amino-4-hydroxy-6-hydroxymethyldihydropteridine diphosphokinase, producing the protein MTAFFTGGQSDPTVQPVPASVVEKVDAADTTLHNPQRAVISLGSNLGNRLETLQGAIDALEDTPGVRIKAVSPVYETEPWGVEPGSQPSYFNAVVLLKTTLPPSSLLERAHAVEEAFHRVRDERWGARTLDVDIVAYADVVDDDPRLTLPHPRAHERAFVLAPWHDVEPEAQLPGRGTVAGLLDILTREGVAARKDLELHLPE
- a CDS encoding DUF3180 domain-containing protein; translation: MRELRIRVLAGVFGVAAILSWAGARLWNAVGTLPSVPLAAPIVLALIAVVLTATALSLRARLKAQRERRPEAKGVDPLMAARAVVFGQSSALVAALVSGMYGGTGVFLLESLDIPARRDQAIYAGFAVLAGIAVIAAAIFLERVCKLPEDDDQDKGAASPA
- the folE gene encoding GTP cyclohydrolase I FolE; amino-acid sequence: MTDPVTLDSEGSIGEFDEKRAENAVRELLIAVGEDPDREGLRETPARVARAYREIFAGLWQQPEDVLTTTFDLGHDEMVLVKDIEVFSTCEHHLVPFRGVAHVGYIPSTSGKITGLSKLARLVDVYARRPQVQERLTTQIADSLMEILEPRGVIVVIECEHMCMSMRGIRKPGAKTITSAVRGQLRDAATRNEAMSLIMAR